One genomic window of Helicobacter canis includes the following:
- a CDS encoding Na/Pi cotransporter family protein, with product MFQRYLIPLCIIAIIYLVSTSEALTNVAAGLAILLFGMLSLGSGFRAFNGGFLENLLASSTSTSIRSVAFGSIATAVMQSSSLVSVLSISFVSAALLSLAQGIGVIFGANLGNSAGSWLIAGVSGMKISALALPLIVGGVLFNFQSSKVSKGIGQIFVGIGFFFLGVGYIKEGFEEYKEIVDFSQYAMEGLGGVLLFVGLGALMTAIVQSSHATLTIIISAFAAGSMSYENALAATLGTSVGGVMTAVIASLSTNIDGKRLAIANCIFNFGIALLVIVAFDYFMWANSTISALLGFGEDSVLRIAVFHTLFNLVGVVLLLPFIPKIARFLEVLMKDEDSQVDKPLYVSDTIVQYQNTALIALTREVYHLYENAFELIAHALGFSRHDIRSEKDIEEVLKEHIWNRVNEDDVDIEIFYIKKIKVLFNAILDFSTEAQAHTQDKEHIYKFAMLTSASRHIIEAIKNMELLQPNLKKNSLSRNQILSSEYNALRTHLALLLRSIEQINTDEEIHPQVAIIKLKSQKKAFKKIDKDSIVHIESILSKKQISVPNGTSLLNAVGFSHNIAKELANAIIQIQKTRLEFEDTPNELEESAEGRISE from the coding sequence ATGTTTCAGCGATACTTGATTCCTTTGTGCATTATAGCCATCATTTATCTTGTCTCCACAAGTGAAGCCCTTACAAATGTCGCCGCTGGGCTTGCGATTTTACTCTTTGGTATGCTAAGTCTTGGGAGTGGATTCCGCGCCTTTAACGGCGGCTTTTTAGAAAATCTCCTAGCAAGCTCTACAAGCACTTCGATAAGGAGTGTCGCCTTTGGGAGCATTGCCACAGCAGTTATGCAAAGCTCATCGCTAGTCTCTGTGCTATCAATCTCTTTTGTCTCCGCGGCACTCTTAAGTCTTGCGCAAGGCATAGGCGTGATCTTTGGCGCAAATCTTGGCAATAGTGCAGGCTCTTGGCTTATTGCTGGGGTAAGTGGTATGAAAATCTCAGCCCTAGCCCTGCCACTCATCGTGGGTGGCGTGCTTTTCAACTTCCAAAGCTCAAAAGTGAGTAAAGGCATAGGGCAGATTTTTGTGGGTATTGGGTTTTTCTTCTTAGGTGTGGGGTATATTAAAGAAGGATTTGAAGAGTATAAAGAGATTGTAGATTTTTCGCAATATGCTATGGAGGGCTTGGGCGGGGTCTTGCTCTTTGTAGGACTTGGTGCATTGATGACCGCTATCGTGCAAAGCTCCCACGCTACGCTTACTATCATCATCTCCGCTTTTGCAGCTGGCAGTATGAGCTATGAAAACGCCCTTGCAGCGACACTTGGCACAAGTGTGGGTGGGGTTATGACTGCTGTTATCGCATCTCTTAGCACCAATATCGATGGCAAACGCCTAGCCATAGCCAATTGTATCTTCAACTTTGGTATCGCGCTACTTGTGATTGTGGCATTTGACTACTTTATGTGGGCTAATAGCACCATTTCCGCGCTTTTAGGCTTTGGGGAGGATAGTGTCTTGCGCATTGCGGTGTTTCACACACTCTTTAATCTTGTGGGCGTGGTGCTTCTCCTGCCATTTATCCCTAAAATCGCTAGATTCTTAGAAGTGCTGATGAAAGATGAAGACTCTCAAGTCGATAAGCCTTTGTATGTGAGTGATACTATCGTGCAGTATCAAAACACCGCGCTAATCGCGCTTACAAGAGAGGTGTATCATCTCTATGAAAACGCCTTTGAGCTTATCGCCCACGCGCTTGGCTTCTCGCGGCACGACATACGAAGTGAAAAAGACATAGAAGAGGTGCTAAAGGAGCATATTTGGAATAGGGTAAATGAAGATGATGTGGATATTGAGATTTTTTATATCAAAAAAATCAAAGTGCTTTTTAATGCGATCCTTGACTTCTCCACAGAAGCCCAAGCCCACACGCAAGATAAAGAGCATATTTATAAGTTTGCTATGCTTACTTCTGCCTCGCGCCATATCATTGAAGCTATCAAAAATATGGAGCTTTTGCAGCCAAATCTTAAGAAAAATAGCCTATCAAGAAACCAGATTCTATCTAGTGAATACAACGCCTTACGGACACATTTAGCCCTACTTTTGCGCAGTATCGAGCAGATCAATACTGATGAAGAGATCCACCCGCAAGTAGCCATTATCAAGCTAAAATCCCAGAAAAAGGCGTTTAAAAAAATCGATAAAGATTCTATCGTGCATATAGAATCCATACTAAGCAAAAAGCAAATAAGCGTTCCCAATGGGACTTCACTGCTTAATGCCGTGGGCTTTAGCCATAATATCGCCAAAGAGCTAGCCAATGCAATCATACAAATCCAAAAAACACGCCTTGAGTTTGAAGACACGCCAAATGAGCTAGAAGAGAGTGCTGAAGGACGCATAAGTGAGTAG
- a CDS encoding glycosyltransferase family 2 protein — translation MPHLVSIIIPNFNNERYIAAALDSVLAQSYAHWEALIVDDGSKDSSQSIIAAYAHKDSRIKPTFFPRNQGVSAARNHALSQAKGRFIAFLDADDVWEAHKLEVQVSTMLEQDAALSYGGYRVIDESGAMLGGFLPSPTITYNDMLKTCQIGNSTAMYDRDKVGTPQAGIIRHDYELWLSILRDHCAYISPPPPPVR, via the coding sequence ATGCCACATCTTGTCTCTATCATCATTCCCAATTTTAACAACGAGCGGTATATCGCTGCCGCGCTAGATTCTGTCCTAGCACAGAGCTATGCACATTGGGAGGCATTGATAGTCGATGATGGCTCTAAAGATAGCTCGCAATCTATCATTGCAGCCTATGCGCACAAGGATTCTCGCATTAAGCCTACATTCTTCCCACGCAATCAAGGCGTAAGTGCCGCGCGCAATCACGCTCTCTCACAAGCCAAGGGGCGGTTTATCGCATTTTTAGACGCTGATGATGTGTGGGAGGCTCATAAGCTAGAAGTGCAGGTAAGCACAATGCTTGAGCAAGATGCAGCCCTAAGCTATGGGGGCTATCGCGTGATTGATGAGAGTGGGGCAATGCTTGGGGGCTTTCTCCCCAGCCCTACAATCACCTACAACGATATGCTTAAAACTTGTCAAATCGGCAACTCCACGGCAATGTATGATAGAGACAAAGTCGGCACTCCACAAGCTGGCATAATCCGCCACGACTATGAGCTTTGGCTCTCTATCTTGCGCGATCATTGCGCATATATTTCGCCCCCCCCCCCCCCCGTTAGATGA